In Methanocaldococcus lauensis, a single genomic region encodes these proteins:
- the tfe gene encoding transcription factor E: protein MKKEKKIKKIYEMLNDPLIQEVLFNIFEGDERGFDIIYILLEKNETTEEEIAKELGVKLNVVRKLLYKLYDARLVDYKRWKDEDTNWYSYTWLPTLEKLPYVVRKKITELINDLEKKLEFEKNNIFFYCPKCNIRFTFDESMDYNFECPSCGNMLQQFDNREIIKDLEEQIKFLKDELKNNPYLKNL from the coding sequence ATGAAAAAAGAGAAGAAGATAAAAAAAATATATGAAATGCTAAATGATCCATTAATACAGGAAGTTCTATTTAACATATTTGAAGGAGATGAGAGAGGATTTGATATTATCTATATTTTATTAGAAAAGAATGAAACTACAGAGGAGGAAATAGCAAAAGAATTAGGAGTAAAACTTAATGTAGTTAGGAAGTTACTTTATAAATTGTATGATGCAAGATTAGTTGATTACAAAAGATGGAAGGATGAGGATACTAATTGGTATTCATATACTTGGCTACCCACACTTGAAAAACTTCCTTATGTTGTTAGAAAAAAAATAACTGAGTTAATAAATGACCTTGAAAAAAAATTGGAGTTTGAAAAAAACAACATATTTTTTTATTGTCCAAAGTGCAATATTAGATTTACATTTGATGAGTCTATGGATTACAACTTTGAATGCCCAAGTTGTGGAAATATGCTACAACAATTTGATAATAGAGAAATAATTAAAGATTTAGAGGAGCAAATAAAATTTTTAAAGGATGAATTAAAAAATAATCCTTATTTAAAAAATTTATAA
- a CDS encoding TIGR00295 family protein: MNFEKALSILKNLCPKNVVGHCLAVSEYAYELSLAIKNNGYSVDVELVRLGGLLHDIGRSKTHGIEHGVVGANILRIYGFDERIALIAERHIGAGITKEEAIKLGLPPKNYLPITLEEKIVAHADNLIFGTKRVEIDDVIKKFEKRVGKNHPSIIRIIKLNDEINSYLK; the protein is encoded by the coding sequence ATGAATTTTGAAAAAGCATTGTCTATTTTAAAAAATCTATGTCCTAAGAATGTTGTAGGGCATTGTTTAGCTGTTTCTGAATATGCCTATGAGTTATCTTTAGCTATAAAAAACAATGGATATAGTGTTGATGTTGAACTGGTTAGATTAGGGGGTTTATTACATGACATTGGAAGGAGTAAAACTCATGGAATAGAGCATGGAGTTGTTGGGGCTAATATTTTAAGAATATATGGATTTGATGAAAGAATAGCATTAATAGCTGAGAGACATATAGGGGCTGGAATTACTAAAGAAGAGGCTATAAAACTTGGACTACCACCTAAAAATTATTTGCCAATAACCTTAGAAGAAAAAATTGTAGCTCACGCAGATAACTTAATATTTGGAACCAAGAGAGTAGAAATTGACGATGTTATAAAAAAATTTGAAAAAAGAGTTGGAAAAAATCACCCATCAATTATTAGAATAATTAAACTAAATGATGAAATAAATAGTTATTTAAAATAA
- a CDS encoding type II secretion system F family protein has translation MNKYIEFIYYKTIKRNIIILRKLGRNIDEKMFLMFILFVLCISVFIGVYFHLSLKGIAILSFLYTGTAISLPTILYENKIEALENNIPKALYVMILALESGRSINEALDEVVKSNIKEVSTVFKRVLYLMEKQKISFEEAITVVSTLYGSDVLKMLSKILIENRKYGGDLAEPLKILAKTLEDLKLYKRQLLSVTGTGLALGFIILCGVVPAICGLLGAYFIATSKMLSGMSPLPPVTPEDISRGLEIIQMGTVIIGMLFAIPIFGLKIERMFLISSITMTSGILVYYGILKVASGLFT, from the coding sequence ATGAACAAATATATAGAATTTATATATTATAAAACTATTAAAAGGAATATTATAATTTTAAGGAAACTTGGGAGAAATATTGATGAAAAAATGTTTTTAATGTTTATATTATTTGTTCTATGTATTTCAGTTTTTATTGGAGTTTATTTCCATTTATCCTTAAAAGGAATAGCAATATTATCTTTTCTATATACTGGAACAGCTATTTCATTACCAACAATTTTATATGAAAATAAAATTGAGGCACTTGAAAATAACATTCCAAAAGCATTGTATGTTATGATATTAGCTCTTGAGTCTGGAAGATCTATAAACGAAGCACTTGATGAAGTCGTAAAAAGTAATATAAAAGAAGTTAGCACTGTTTTTAAAAGAGTTTTATATTTAATGGAAAAACAGAAAATAAGTTTTGAAGAAGCTATAACAGTCGTCTCCACATTATACGGTTCAGATGTTTTAAAAATGTTATCTAAAATTTTAATTGAGAATAGAAAATACGGGGGAGATTTAGCAGAACCTTTAAAAATTTTAGCAAAAACTCTTGAAGATTTAAAACTTTATAAAAGGCAGTTATTAAGTGTTACAGGTACTGGCTTAGCTTTAGGATTTATTATATTATGTGGTGTTGTTCCTGCTATATGTGGATTATTAGGTGCATATTTTATAGCCACATCAAAAATGTTAAGTGGAATGTCTCCCTTACCACCAGTCACTCCTGAAGACATCTCAAGAGGTTTAGAAATTATACAGATGGGAACTGTAATAATAGGAATGCTATTTGCAATACCAATATTTGGACTAAAAATTGAAAGAATGTTTTTAATATCCTCTATAACTATGACTTCTGGTATTTTAGTGTATTATGGAATTCTTAAAGTAGCTTCTGGATTATTCACTTAA
- a CDS encoding type II secretion system F family protein: MSNLKENFKKLRIKINILLYRWGLKPLDASIINELKKQSHDLGVEIPIFHEVYVEPEELFLSDKYKEYEFLFYEEEFIKKPAEYLSNILKNLRFFSKNLLRYIGYDNEIDYFKKVIVYMIAVFIGLFLLGILDGNIFGGLISGIIGSLIVFIVSIFYPKLRLILFKGEIKIQVLFALIYMISLLRSGASLPEVLEVISKSNEYGIVSFEVRSIIRDITVSGYSLVEALERAKLRTEIPILKQLYDQLIIGYNKGNLDLLLEKLYEDIVRTSLAKLDTSKFLIQNLGNLAFGVGLILPFSGMIISAMMSNQGFSGILNTIDLLLTKIGPMLTLIFGIFVKLKIE; this comes from the coding sequence ATGTCAAATTTAAAAGAAAATTTCAAAAAACTCAGAATAAAAATTAATATTCTACTCTATAGATGGGGGCTTAAACCACTAGATGCTTCTATTATTAATGAATTGAAAAAACAAAGCCATGATTTGGGTGTAGAAATCCCTATATTTCATGAGGTGTATGTTGAACCTGAGGAATTATTTCTATCTGATAAATATAAAGAATATGAATTTTTATTTTATGAAGAAGAATTTATTAAAAAACCAGCTGAATATTTATCAAATATTTTAAAAAATTTAAGATTTTTTTCAAAGAATTTATTAAGATATATAGGATATGATAATGAGATTGATTATTTTAAAAAGGTTATTGTGTATATGATTGCAGTGTTTATAGGATTATTCTTATTGGGAATTTTGGATGGAAATATTTTTGGAGGATTAATCAGTGGAATTATCGGGTCATTAATTGTATTTATAGTTTCAATATTTTATCCAAAACTTAGGTTAATATTATTTAAAGGAGAAATAAAAATCCAAGTATTATTCGCTCTAATTTATATGATATCTTTACTAAGGTCTGGAGCTTCTCTTCCAGAAGTTCTTGAAGTTATCTCAAAAAGTAATGAATATGGAATAGTGTCTTTTGAAGTAAGAAGTATAATTAGAGATATCACAGTTTCTGGATATAGCTTAGTAGAAGCTTTAGAGAGAGCTAAATTAAGAACAGAAATACCCATATTAAAACAACTATATGACCAACTAATAATAGGATACAATAAAGGTAACTTAGATTTATTATTAGAAAAACTATATGAAGATATTGTTAGAACTTCCTTAGCTAAATTAGATACATCAAAATTTTTAATTCAAAATTTAGGAAACTTAGCATTTGGTGTGGGGTTAATTCTACCATTTAGTGGAATGATAATATCAGCTATGATGTCAAACCAAGGATTTAGTGGAATATTAAATACCATAGACCTCTTATTAACAAAAATTGGCCCAATGTTAACATTAATATTTGGAATATTTGTTAAATTAAAAATTGAATAA
- a CDS encoding type II/IV secretion system ATPase subunit: protein MGLLDKIQKKNVENIKKPLSKDINLKKHLKEKKLKSDEYSKGEVLDYYTVTVDEITVDILIKKEKGYIYYIIPEIEKINAALSSLTKDYINLIKIQIGDLGLTTYNQIRNYISDFSMKYNLHIPHINSLAKYFYLISGRLGLLEIPINDDRLEEIMVNGYNLPVYVFHRKHQMCETNIILDTNEVNRIIESIANLVNRPIDSRYPMLDAFLPDGSRVNATTHDITMNGATLTIRKFLKDPLTVIDLINFGTLDLDTAAFLWQAVEGYFGAKPANTLIVGGTGSGKTTLLNVLSLFSMYNERIITIEDTPELQIPHKHVIKMVTRPARPGMQEYEITMDDLIKNALRMRPDRIYVGEVRGSEAHSLLVAMNTGHDGCSGTLHANSAEEAILRLTSPPMNVPEIMLTALNFIIHQQRIRRAGKTVRRILEIVEIVKGGGENHQIAKTKLYEYNGLKDSLERVGICMWEEEVCEIAGISREELLRDRENRKKVLEYLYINNIRQLEEVAEYIMKYQIDPENLLKSL from the coding sequence ATGGGACTATTGGATAAAATCCAGAAAAAAAATGTTGAAAATATTAAAAAACCACTATCAAAAGATATAAATTTAAAAAAACATTTAAAAGAAAAAAAATTAAAAAGTGATGAATATAGTAAGGGAGAGGTTTTAGATTATTATACAGTAACTGTAGATGAAATAACTGTAGATATTTTAATAAAAAAAGAAAAAGGGTATATATATTATATAATCCCTGAAATTGAGAAAATAAATGCTGCCCTGTCTTCACTTACAAAAGATTATATAAATCTAATAAAAATACAGATTGGTGATTTGGGTTTAACAACATATAACCAAATAAGAAACTATATTTCAGATTTTTCCATGAAATATAACTTACACATTCCTCATATAAATTCTTTAGCAAAATATTTTTATTTAATATCCGGTAGATTAGGTTTATTAGAAATACCAATAAATGATGATAGATTAGAAGAAATTATGGTTAACGGATATAATCTTCCTGTTTATGTATTCCATAGAAAACATCAAATGTGTGAAACAAATATTATATTAGATACAAACGAAGTAAATAGAATTATTGAAAGTATCGCAAATTTAGTTAATAGACCTATAGATTCAAGATATCCAATGCTTGATGCATTTTTACCAGATGGGAGTAGAGTCAACGCTACAACACATGATATTACAATGAATGGAGCTACTTTAACAATAAGAAAATTTTTAAAAGATCCACTAACTGTTATAGACTTAATAAACTTTGGAACTTTAGATTTAGATACTGCCGCTTTTTTATGGCAGGCAGTTGAAGGTTACTTTGGAGCTAAACCAGCTAATACATTAATTGTCGGAGGTACTGGTTCAGGGAAGACAACATTACTAAATGTTTTATCCTTATTTTCAATGTATAACGAGAGAATTATCACTATAGAAGATACTCCTGAATTGCAAATTCCCCACAAACATGTTATAAAAATGGTTACAAGACCTGCAAGGCCTGGAATGCAAGAATATGAAATAACTATGGATGATTTAATTAAAAATGCTTTAAGAATGAGACCTGATAGAATATATGTTGGAGAAGTTAGGGGATCTGAAGCACACTCACTTTTAGTAGCAATGAACACAGGACATGATGGATGTTCTGGAACATTACATGCAAATAGTGCTGAGGAAGCAATTTTAAGATTAACAAGCCCTCCAATGAATGTTCCCGAAATTATGCTCACAGCATTAAATTTTATCATCCACCAGCAGAGAATTAGAAGAGCTGGAAAAACTGTTAGAAGGATCTTAGAAATTGTTGAAATTGTTAAAGGAGGGGGAGAAAATCATCAAATAGCTAAAACTAAACTTTATGAATATAATGGTTTAAAGGATTCCTTAGAAAGAGTAGGGATATGTATGTGGGAAGAAGAAGTTTGTGAAATTGCTGGAATATCAAGAGAAGAATTATTGAGAGATAGAGAGAATCGAAAGAAAGTTTTAGAGTACTTATATATTAATAATATTAGACAATTAGAAGAAGTTGCAGAATATATTATGAAATATCAAATAGATCCTGAAAATTTATTAAAATCATTATAA